In the Malassezia vespertilionis chromosome 3, complete sequence genome, one interval contains:
- a CDS encoding uncharacterized protein (EggNog:ENOG503Q3UX), which translates to MDVDKKVVFIGGLPVNVYGLEFLAPPVNGTVPDVHVMIYLHGRTRSAMNEEPIVEIMYGNVRQYMTKDPQGSKKDLLIASFDQPNHGARMTDPLEQDGFDSGNKDILMDQFAMMERGESDTKNVLDFLPAILFPMDERQITGWSVMGRSMGGHTSWRVLAADPRVTVGVSCIGTPDYYNLMEGRAALNKVPLKPPSAPASFVRLVNATGPVNTPYTSYNATNPFWGKKIFAASGEKDPVVSFAYSRSFLEKLVLGPKDDPLTNESFMVYVQPSTKHQVTTEMLELAGRWVYRWGIAEQPTPLEPKLELRGLRVPGPPPRTLDIE; encoded by the exons TCGAATTTCTCGCTCCGCCTGTGAATGGGACCGTCCCCGATGTGCATGTCATGATCTATCTCCACGGCCGCACTCGCTCCGCGATGAACGAAGAACCGATTGTGGAGATTATGTACGGAAACGTTCGCCAGTATATGACCAAAGATCCACAGGGATCCAAAAAAGATTTGCTTATCGCGTCTTTTGATCAGCCTAATCATGGAGCACGCATGACGGATCCTTTAGAGCAAGACGGATTTGACTCGGGGAATAAAGATATTTTGATGGATCAGTTTGCAATgatggagcgcggcgagagCGATACGAAAAATGTTTTGGATTTTTTGCCCGCAATACTCTTTCCTATGGATGAACGCCAGATTACGGGCTGGTCAGTCATGGGGCGCAGTATGGGCGGCCATACGTCCTGGCGCGTACTGGCCGCGGATCCACGAGTGACTGTGGGCGTAAGCTGTATCGGCACGCCCGATTACTACAATCTTATGGAggggcgcgctgcgctaaATAAGGTGCCCTTAAAGCCACCATCGGCGCCGGCCTCGTTTGTGAGATTGGTGAATGCAACCGGACCTGTCAATACGCCGTACACATCGTACAACGCTACGAATCCGTTTTGGGGAAAAAAGATTTTTGCCGCGTCTGGCGAAAAAGATCCAGTGGTGTCTTTTGCATACAGTCGCTCTTTCTTAGAGAAACTGGTGCTTGGTCCGAAGGACGATCCGTTGACGAATGAGTCTTTCATGGTGTATGTCCAGCCTTCGACGAAGCACCAGGTGACGACAGAGA TGCTTGAATTGGCGGGGCGATGGGTTTACCGCTGGGGAATCGCGGAGCAGCCCACTCCGCTCGAGCCCAAGCTCGAACTCCGCGGACTACGTGTGCCTGGACCTCCTCCTCGAACGCTGGACATAGAGTAA
- a CDS encoding uncharacterized protein (MEROPS:MER0003601; COG:O; EggNog:ENOG503NV2A): MTQALDHFDGATNATFQQRYFLDMHWYDSGASKRMRKNGKEIVPVIVYDGGESDIDARRPMLETGIVRLLAEATGGIGIVLEHRYYGTSLPDRAALGNGSDWGVDQLRWLNTRQSLHDSASFIERMRFPGVGTDAEVRVIYYGGSYAGARAAFMRKTYPNLVHGAIASSAVVGASVDLPEYYYAVARYSPSKCAQAMQHAVHALDAIIAPSEEVNVTQADALRSLFNASNVTSLDDFASLVAVPLGIFQSNTWENDARVSPWQRFCASLVNGTRAAQLRKEHALALAQLPSVPDTLLNWGDVVRGLLPESGDAWRMSDPSFFRQDGGVLSDNKAWTFQVCTEYGYYQLAPPIPHLATGQASGPKILSARIDARLYQTLCDQGFTPGTHFAMPKTPNVSIPNAYGNMHLAVDRLAFIDGQADPWRSMTPHSEEYAFGGNRPDTINRPFKLIPDCWHHCDSTALLNRTAEPERIQNVHNEQEAFVRAWLKE, translated from the exons ATGACGCAAGCCCTGGACCATTTCGATGGCGCGACAAACGCGACGTTTCAGCAGCGTTACTTCTTGGACATGCATTGGTACGACTCGGGCGCGTCCAAGCGAATGCGAAAAAACGGCAAAGAAATTGTGCCAGTGATTGTGTACGATGGGGGCGAGTCGGACATTGATGCGCGACGGCCCATGCTTGAGACGGGCATTGTGCGCTTGCTGGCAGAGGCCACCGGTGGGATTGGGATTGTACTCGAACACCGGTACTATGGTACATCGCTCCCTGATCGAGCTGCACTGGGAAATGGATCTGATTGGGGCGTGGACCAATTGCGCTGGTTAAATACGCGGCAGTCCTTGCACGACTCGGCTTCATTTATCGAACGAATGCGCTTCCCGGGCGTTGGCACAGACGCAGAGGTGCGCGTTATATACTATGGTGGCTCGTAtgctggcgcgcgtgccgcatTCATGCGCAAGACATACCCAAATTTGGTCCACGGCGCAATTGCAAGCTCTGCCGTTGTGGGCGCAAGCGTGGATCTGCCGGAAT ACTATTACGCCGTTGCGCGATACTCGCCGAGCAAGTGTGCTCAGGCTATGCAGcatgcagtgcatgcaTTGGATGCCATCATTGCGCCTTCTGAAGAAGTGAATGTGACGCAGGCTGACGCGCTGCGTTCCTTGTTTAACGCGTCCAATGTGACGAGCTTGGACGATTTTGCATCGCTTGTAGCGGTGCCGCTGGGCATCTTCCAAAGCAACACTTGGGAGAACGACGCACGTGTGTCGCCATGGCAGCGTTTCTGTGCGTCGCTTGTAAATGGgacacgcgcagcgcaactGCGAAAAGAGCATGCACTGGCACTGGCACAGCTTCCGAGTGTGCCAGACACGCTGCTCAACTGGGGCGATGTAGTGCGTGGGCTTTTGCCCGAGAGTGGCGATGCGTGGCGTATGAGTGATCCTTCCTTTTTCCGCCAGGACGGCGGTGTTCTTTCAGACAACAAGGCGTGGACATTCCAGGTGTGCACCGAGTATGGATACTACCAACTTGCGCCACCCATCCCCCATCTTGCCACGGGCCAAGCGTCCGGGCCCAAGATTTTGTCTGCCCGTATAGATGCGCGGCTCTACCAAACACTCTGTGATCAGGGATTCACGCCCGGCACGCACTTTGCCATGCCAAAAACGCCCAATGTATCGATCCCCAATGCGTATGGGAACATGCACCTTGCCGTGGATCGGCTTGCATTTATCGATGGCCAAGCAGATCCTTGGCGCTCCATGACGCCGCATAGCGAAGAGTACGCCTTTGGGGGCAATCGTCCCGACACCATAAATCGCCCATTCAAGCTGATTCCCGACTGCTGGCACCACTGCGACTCGACTGCGCTGCTGAATAGGACGGCGGAGCCAGAGCGCATCCAAAATGTGCACAACGAGCAAGAGGCGTttgtgcgtgcgtggcTAAAGGAGTAA
- a CDS encoding uncharacterized protein (EggNog:ENOG503PKCV) produces MVRALRTLARRRLRSYLEPHRPPALRAQMIPPVCRHAPDVTLPATPETYLALRSSLYELHALPEDTFRSLTDDAGRTGMSGIAANIAEDVLEHRAAHRGSARQQRLLVYLLCMCCDHAHRIPIAAEKVCEIAVQFMHGEGLCSQDALPLHVAAYILRMALSIPNDGAHLGLLLPLFRRLSSEAEYPLLEEGLHLVEYTMQHTSMHPSAVMDMVSQIARVDREQLSEHILQQARGDGFAWRRWARAAAALSDVSAVRGAVDQLQTHAMRISIWSLCCRLWLRQNRARRFASALRQLLAELACADEAVGSRRGEHRSPSASIVRTMLQMHFVHLAGRGSKNAIHVALDTARNFKEAASIAPHVQALVCEKAIALGDLRTAAQLLALFTTASDARSLLHALSASNVLVVLAYLVASAQLPQAHALWAWAKHAVHADEMDTLWPSTLRGRLLAVLARADLYEDARHLYTRWAPLTRIASQHRASIVGAALGQCPPPQDRGLASRILHVLAQRVTLPRFSAHDSAEADDTLLSSTPALMLAMVRGAVQRQDSIGTEIRDAFLQAAPLAQRNHYDLTALAQASFLLRDLPTAVALYHILLAHYKPDDTDLAVLLGGLAELDASHAVSLFLAHAQASPRARSSGNAHLYAALLAKCTAVHNVDAAGAVYRAAVHRGLGAKLGRDACSVLFTQSDDAPVVYVRRALALMREHWIPEPKFVNWMIRSAARGLSLRAAAKGRRAAPAPAPQRRARPAIGAAVRLYCAVATRFGYIDLPTTRFLLYSIAGHAPESDAVHSLRRCVLQLDNAVYAVRWTPQKYGMASYGAMTGSDATESVLIPLLLQIVLAYDALHDERGVWETLAWMRSLIKGDLGQNMAPAPLRNAFAALMKRYTVPEHVPHTKHWWVHSP; encoded by the coding sequence AtggtgcgtgcattgcgcacccttgcgcggcgccggctGCGCTCCTACTTAGAACCACATCGCCCACCGgcactgcgtgcgcaaatgATACCCCCTGTGTGCCGGCACGCACCCGATGTGACGCTACCTGCAACACCCGAGACGTActtggccttgcgcagctccttgtACGAGCTGCACGCACTTCCGGAAGATACATTTCGATCGCTCACCGACGATGCAGGACGTACGGGCATGTCTGGCATTGCAGCGAATATTGCAGAAGATGTACTggagcatcgcgcggcgcaccgcggcTCGGCACGCCAACAGCGACTGCTTGTCTATCTTCTTTGCATGTGCTGCGACCATGCACACCGCATCCCGATCGCAGCCGAGAAAGTGTGTGAAATTGCAGTACAGTTTATGCATGGCGAAGGGCTTTGCTCACAGGATGCACTGCCGCTGCACGTTGCCGCGTACATTCTGCGCATGGCACTTTCGATACCGAACGACGGCGCACACCTCGGCCTGCTCCTGCCCCTTTTTCGCCGGCTCTCCAGCGAGGCCGAGTACCCACTGCTGGAAGAAGGACTGCATTTAGTTGAGTATACGATGCAGCACACCAGCATGCACCCAAGCGCTGTGATGGACATGGTCTCtcaaatcgcgcgcgtcgaccgcgagcagctcagcGAGCACATCCtccagcaggcgcgcggcgatggctttgcttggcggcgatgggcgcgcgccgctgcagcgctcagCGACGTaagcgctgtgcgcggtgctgtTGACCAGCTGCAAACgcacgcgatgcgcatctCGATTTGGTCTTTGTGCTGCAGATTATGGCTCCGGCAGaaccgcgcgcggcgatttGCGTCTGCATTGCGCCAGCTCTTAGCTGAGCTGGCTTGTGCGGACGAGGCGGTCggatcgcggcgcggcgagcaccgcTCCCCAAGTGCCTCCATAGTGCGCACCATGCTCCAAATGCACTTTGTGCACCTCGCTGGGCGTGGATCGAAGAACGCGATTCATGTCGCACTCGATACAGCGCGGAATTTCAAAGAGGCTgcaagcatcgcgccgcacgtaCAAGCGCTGGTGTGCGAGAAGGCGATTGCACTGGGTGATttgcgcaccgctgcgcagtTGCTCGCACTGTTTACCACTGCGAGCGACGCACGAtcgctgctgcatgcgctcaGCGCATCAAACGTGCTTGTAGTTTTGGCATATCTCGTCGCGTCTGCACAGCTTCCGCAGGCACATGCGCTATGGGCATGGGCAAAGCATGCGGTGCACGCCGACGAAATGGATACCCTCTGGCCCAGCACCTTGCGCGGCCGTCTGTTggctgtgcttgcgcgtgcagatCTTTATGAGGATGCTCGGCATTTGTATACGCGCTGGGCACCGCTCACACGCATTGCGTCGCAACATCGCGCGTCCATCGTGGGGGCGGCTTTGGGGCAGTGCCCACCGCCGCAAGATCGTGGCCTTGCATCACGAATCCTGCACGTCTTGGCACAGCGCGTCACGCTTCCCCGTTTCTCTGCGCACGACAGCGCCGAAGCTGATGATACCTTGCTTTCCAGCACGCCAGCGCTTATGCTTGCCATGGTACGTGGCGCCGTCCAGCGACAAGACTCTATTGGCACAGAGATTCGCGACGCTTTTCTAcaggccgcgccgctcgcacagcgcaaCCACTATGACCTGacggcacttgcgcaggCGTCGTTTCTACTGCGCGATCTACCCACGGCGGTAGCTTTGTACCATATATTGCTTGCACACTACAAGCCGGACGATACGGATCTTGCGGTGTTGCTTGGGGGacttgccgagctggacgcCTCCCACGCCGTATCCCTCTTCTTAGCACACGCCCAAGCATCTCCGCGCGCCCGATCCTCGGGCAACGCACACCTctacgctgcgctgctggccaAGTGCACTGCAGTGCACAATGTTGACGCGGCTGGCGCGGTGtatcgcgccgcagtgcaTCGTGGACTGGGCGCCAAGCTGgggcgcgatgcgtgctCCGTTCTCTTTACGCAGTctgacgatgcgccggtCGTGTATGTACGGCGGGCACTTGCACTCATGCGTGAGCACTGGATCCCGGAGCCCAAGTTTGTGAATTGGATGatccgcagcgccgcgcgcggcctttcgttgcgcgcagcggcaaagggcaggcgtgctgcgccggcgccggcgccgcagcggcgtgcgcggccggcgattggcgctgcggtgcggcTGTACTGTGCCGTAGCGACGCGTTTTGGCTACATTGATCTGCCTACTACGCGCTTTCTCCTGTACAGCATTGCGGGCCACGCGCCCGAGTCCGACGCGGTGCAcagcttgcggcgctgtgtgctgcagctggaCAACGCAGTGTATGCGGTGCGGTGGACGCCGCAGAAGTATGGCATGGCATCGTACGGAGCGATGACGGGGTCCGATGCTACGGAAAGTGTGCTGATTCCACTATTGCTGCAGATTGTGCTCGCATACGACGCATTGCACGACGAGCGGGGCGTCTGGGAAACGCTTGcgtggatgcgctcgcTGATCAAAGGAGATCTGGGGCAGAATAtggcgcctgcgccgctgagAAATGCATTTGCGGCACTCATGAAGCGGTATACTGTGCCAGAGCACGTTCCACACACCAAGCACTGGTGGGTACATAGTCCATAG
- a CDS encoding uncharacterized protein (EggNog:ENOG503Q46Y; COG:S) produces the protein MWTDAVVISDDDSPPPAQVQPRSLLDIIPNRAQLEKERLARVEQRNATYHGPSASNAHQTPSDTKKRARSASPPMRSVRAFVEDARYTPIQGSDRFWHGAIKATYNRYAHSSQPGTRLSQLLLPSTASRPSELERVLLTSYDVEIDWLLDIFPRTVPVTYIGNPPRGASANDSSTLSPGFYGADRAPNWEMGIPVKPHARALQHSKLLLLFYKSYLRVVISTGNLTQLDWSRYENVFYIQDFPTPDHAPSLAPPGPKASGGAFRTELEHVLASLSVPAHHPARRTLAHYSFACAAAHIVATQPLSPVLQGWDDMERVGLARLSHVVRMLMPPLDTATLEAQGSSLGIYDRRWLEQFYMVASGINPKHVLPLDKSSGPSPAFVQRFGDRPWPPMQILFPTQSYVQHTSVEGASGGGCFFAKPHEYVKRAWRPIFAQPVSQRGDILMHAKCILAISENNDGWVYVGSANFTRAAWGTIAGTRAKPTLSANNWELGVVLPLCDSGIKGTPMDAVPYRRPVQPYTAADKPWDVQTLSSSVE, from the coding sequence ATGTGGACCGATGCCGTCGTCATTTCAGACGACGATAGCCCGCCTCCGGCACAGGTGCAGCCACGGTCGCTCCTGGACATCATACCgaatcgcgcgcagcttgaaaaagagcgacttgcgcgcgtcgagcagcgcaacgcaACGTACCATGGCCCGAGCGCGTCCAATGCGCACCAGACGCCGAGCGATAccaagaagcgcgcgcggtcCGCTTCGCCACCCATGCGCagtgtgcgtgcatttgTGGAAGATGCACGCTACACGCCGATCCAGGGGAGCGATCGATTCTGGCACGGGGCCATCAAGGCGACGTACAATCGGTATGCGCACTCTTCGCAGCCCGGCACGCGACTATcgcagctgctgcttcCCAGCACAGCGTCGAGGCCCagcgagctggagcgcgtgcTGCTGACCTCTTACGATGTAGAGATCGACTGGCTTCTTGACATTTTTCCGCGCACGGTCCCTGTCACCTACATTGGCAACccaccgcgcggcgcttctgcCAACGACTCCAGCACTCTTAGCCCTGGCTTTTACGGCGCGGATCGCGCACCGAACTGGGAGATGGGCATCCCGGTGAAGCCGCATGCTCGTGCGCTTCAACAcagcaagctgctgctgctcttTTACAAGTCGTACCTCCGCGTCGTCATTTCTACCGGCAACCTCACACAGCTCGACTGGTCGCGCTACGAGAATGTATTTTATATTCAAGACTTTCCCACGCCCGACCACGCACCCAGCCTTGCGCCCCCCGGTCCCAAAGCGTCGGGCGGTGCATTCCGTACCGAGCTGGAGCACGTCCTGGCGTCGCTCAGCGTGCCAGCACAtcatccagcgcgccgcacacttGCGCACTACTCATTtgcctgtgccgcggcgcatatTGTAGCTACCCAGCCGCTCTCGCCAGTGCTGCAGGGATGGGATGATATGGAACGCGTGGGCCTAGCGCGACTATCGCATGTCGTGCGCATGCTTATGCCGCCATTGGATACAGCCACGCTGGAAGCACAAGGGTCGTCGCTCGGCATCTACGACCGCCGCTGGCTCGAGCAGTTTTACATGGTCGCATCTGGGATAAATCCCAAGCATGTGCTGCCGCTGGACAAGAGCAGCGGCCCCTCGCCTGCatttgtgcagcgcttcggcgatcggccatggccgccCATGCAGATTTTATTCCCTACGCAGTCCTATGTACAGCACACTTCCGTCGAGGGCGCCAGTGGTGGGGGGTGCTTTTTTGCGAAGCCACACGAGTACGTGAAGCGTGCATGGCGTCCCATCTTTGCCCAGCCAGTctcgcagcgcggcgatatACTCATGCATGCCAAGTGTATCCTTGCCATCTCGGAAAACAACGACGGTTGGGTTTACGTAGGCAGTGCCAACTTTacacgcgcggcgtgggGCACGATTGCAGGCACGCGGGCGAAACCGACGCTCTCTGCAAACAACTGGGAGCTCGGCGTGGTTTTGCCACTCTGTGATTCAGGTATCAAAGGCACACCAATGGACGCTGTGCCGTACCGTAGGCCAGTGCAGCCGTACACCGCGGCCGACAAGCCATGGGACGTACAGACGCTGAGCAGTAGTGTGGAGtag
- a CDS encoding uncharacterized protein (COG:K; BUSCO:EOG09264CND; EggNog:ENOG503P4NH) gives MSTNLALADGEVYSQPADTGIGVHESTQLVAAIDALKRRGNPVRLEDFALMHGIQGLMDEKSALFCRFSAHPKVQYDKKTDLWSYKPDYNVHSPADVVELLREKYYRPSALTPTSAASGMRVAELRESYPPAREVVDELMSVQPFEDREVLALRGKRDGAVKYVFWNPVRGDEVKPIDSEFKELWHGLQVPDVVDLAADLESEGLSATTMAENTPKQQHVPAQRGKKGKRGAAPRKFKLQNTHLQGVDLSKDFVKQ, from the exons ATGTCGAC CAATCTCGCCCTCGCTGATGGCGAAGTGTACAGCCAGCCCGCTGATACGGGTATCGGTGTACACGAAAGCACCCAGCTAGTTGCTGCGATTGATGCGCTAAAGCGACGGGGAAATCCCGTGCGCCTGGAAGACTTTGCACTCATGCATGGAATCCAGGGCCTGATGGACGAGAAAAGCGCACTTTTTTGCCGCTTTTCGGCGCATCCCAAGGTCCAGTACGATAAAAAGACAGATCTGTGGAGCTACAAA CCCGACTACAATGTGCACTCGCCCGCGGACGTGGTCGAGCTATTGCGCGAGAAATACTACCGCCCGTCTGCACTTACCCCGACGTCTGCGGCATCTGGCATGCGCGTCGCAGAACTCCGTGAGTCGTACCCACCTGCGCGCGAGGTGGTGGACGAGCTGATGAGTGTGCAGCCATTTGAGGACCGCGaagtgcttgcgctgcgtggcaagcgcgacgggGCGGTCAAGTACGTCTTTTGGAACCCGGTGCGCGGTGATGAGGTGAAACCCATTGATTCCGAGTTTAAGGAGCTGTGGCATGGACTTCAGGTGCCGGATGTCGTGGACCTTGCGGCGGATCTCGAGAGCGAGGGCCTAAGTGCAACGACCATGGCCGAGAATACCCccaagcagcagcatgtgcccgcccagcgcggcaagaaaggcaagcgcggcgccgctccacGCAAGTTCAAGCTGCAAAACACCCACTTGCAAGGCGTGGATCTGAGCAAGGATTTTGTAAAGCAATGA